CTAGTTTCTGAGCTAGCTCTTTCTCATTCAAATATGGCTATTTTTCGTCAATACATTGCCCCTTTGCTCGTAGTGCTAGTATTTATCCTCGCCCTAGTAGCAGTCAGCGCCCGCATCTTTTTACCTTCCGATATGGCTGCACCAGCACCAATTGAAGAAGTAGGGCTAATTGTTCCATCCCATAACTCAGTTAGCTAACTTAGAGCAGTGTCAAAATTGCCTGAGCAACTGCTACCAGGGTACAGTATTCGCCTTGGCTCCTCCTTGGATCGGGCGCTACTAGTCAAGTTCATGCAACGGAGTTACCAGGATATTTTTCCCCAAGGGGACTTCTCCCATCTCGCCCAAACAGTCGAGCAATACTTCTCTAGTCAAACGCCTTTGTGGTGGGTAGATGAGGATAGGGGAGCATTTTCTACCTTGTCCCCCGTTGCTTGTCTCTGGGTAGGAAATGCCATAGATCAAGTTAGTGGAAATCGCCATCCTCATATCTTCTTGCTCTACGTTGTGCCAGAACATCGACGGCGGGGTATTGGTACAGCGTTGATGAAATATCTAGAAAATTGGGCAATTAAAAGAGGCGATCGCCAAATTGGGTTACAAGTATTTCAATCAAACCAACCAGCATTGAATCTTTACAATCAACTTGGTTATCAAACCCAATCCCTGTGGATGGTAAAATCACTCAATATAGAAAAATAAATTAGTGCAGCATGGCAGTACACTTAGGCAGTTAAAATGTGACTAAAAAGTAGCTTTTAAAAACATTACAGCCTTCTGCCTTCTGCCTTCTGGCACTACTATGTATGACGAAGACGACCTAAGCCTACTCGATATCGAAGAGGAGCTAGAAAGCCCCTTGGATCGCATGGAGCCGCTAACTGCTGAATCAGAAGTGGCAAAACCCGATCCCGAAGTGATGCTAGCTCTGTTAGAAAATCCTCAGCCGCAACAACGAATGTTAGCGGCACGTGCTTTTTGTGACATTGAAGATGCCCGTGCTACTCCTCATCTGATTCGGCTGTTAACTGATACCTGTCCCTTAGTACGGGTTAGTGCAGCCTATGGTATTGGACGCAATCCCAGTGAAGATGCGGTAGAGCCGTTAATTACCCAACTCAACCGTGATTGGAATGGC
The genomic region above belongs to Calothrix sp. NIES-2098 and contains:
- a CDS encoding GCN5-related N-acetyltransferase, producing MPEQLLPGYSIRLGSSLDRALLVKFMQRSYQDIFPQGDFSHLAQTVEQYFSSQTPLWWVDEDRGAFSTLSPVACLWVGNAIDQVSGNRHPHIFLLYVVPEHRRRGIGTALMKYLENWAIKRGDRQIGLQVFQSNQPALNLYNQLGYQTQSLWMVKSLNIEK